The segment GCCCGACTAACAGAAACGAGGGAGCATGGCAGCCGAATCCCGCCATCGAGGTATCGCAGGCAAGCGCGGTCGTCGCGACACCCTGGGGTTCGGCTTTTTTGCGCTGGCGTGAGCGCGGCGGACTCGGCGGACGGCGACCAATCCGCCGTCGGCCGACGAAATCGCGCGCTCGTCCGGAATAGCTAACTGAGAGACGCGAGCATCCACCACCAATGCAACTACCAGGGACACAGGTTTCGGTGCTCGAAGCCGCGAGCGCCACCGACGCGAGGTCGGTGTCTGCGCTGGCCGACGAGCTCGGGGAGAAGCCCGAGACGGTCGTCGGCGCGGTGTTCGAGCTACAGGACAGCGGCCTCCTCACGGTCGAGGAGCGAACCGAGGAGCGAGTCGCACTCACCGACGAAGGTGAGACGTACGTCGAGTCGGGGCTGCCGGAGGTCCGGCTCTACCGGGCGGCCGTCGAGGTCGGGGCGACCGACGAGCCCGTCTCGATGGGACAGGTCATCGGGGCGTCCGGGCTGGAGGGCGGTGCGGTCGACATCGCGCTGGCGAACTACGCCCGGAAGGGCTACGGACGGATCGACGCGGGCGAGCTGACGGCGGACCCGGACGCCGACCCCGACGCGGACGGGGAGGCGACGGTGCTGGCCGCGCTCGCCGACGGGCGCGTGGACGCCGGCGACATCGAGGCGTCGGTGCGCGAGCAGCTGGTGAGCCGCGACCTCGTCACCGTCTCGGAGTCGACCGAGCGGCTGGTCACGCTGACTGACGAGGGCGTGACCGTGCTGATGGAAGGCGTCGAGGCGGCGGAGACCGTCGGCCAGCTCACACCCGAACTGCTCACGAGCGGCGAGTGGCAGGACGTCGAGTTCGCCGAGTACAACGTCGAGGCCGACGCGGAGACGCGCTACGGCGGCAAGAAGCACATCCTGCGCCAGACCGCAGACAGGGTGAAGGACACCCTCGTCGGGATGGGTTTCAAGGAGATGGAGGGCCCCCACGCCGACGCGGAGTTCTGGATCAACGACTGCCTGTTCATGCCACAGGACCACCCCGCGCGCACGCACTGGGACCAGTTCGCGCTGGACGTGCCGCCGATGCAGGACCTCCCTGCGGACCTCGTCGACCGGGTCGAGGACGCCCACCGCAACGGCGTCGGCCCGGACGGCGATGGCTACCACTCGCCGTGGACCGAAGACGTGGCCCGGGGCGTCGACCTGCGCGGGCACACCACCTCGCTGTCGATGCGCTACCTGTCGGGCCACGCCGAGGGCGAGCTGGAGCCGCCGCAACGGTACTTCTCGGTGGAGAAGGTGTACCGGAACGACACGCTCGACGCGACCCACCTGCTGGAGTTCTTCCAGATCGAGGGCTGGGTGATGGCCGAGGACCTCTCGGTGCGCGACCTGATGGGCACGTTCACGGAGTTCTACGAGCAGTTCGGCATCACCGACCTGGAGTTCAAGCCCCACTACAACCCGTACACGGAGCCGAGCTTCGAGCTGTTCGGCGAGCACCCCGAGACGGGCGAGATCGTCGAGATCGGTAACTCGGGCATCTTCCGCGAGGAGGTGCTCCGCCCGCTCGGCGTCGACTGCGACGTGATGGCCTGGGGGCTCGCGCTGGAGCGCCTGCTGATGCTCACCCACGGCTTCGAGGACATCCGCGACGTGCACGGGACGCTCGTGGACCTCGACTTCCTGCGGACCGAGGAGGTGGTGCACTGATGCCCGTCGTCGACGTGAATCCCGACGAGCTGCGCCGGCTCACCGGCCACGACGAGAAGGACGACGAGGAGCTGAAGGACGACCTGTTCGGCCTCGGGCTGGAGTTCGAGGGCGAGACGGAGGAGGGCGAGTTCCAGCTCGAGTTCGCTCCCGACCGGCTCGACCGCCTGAGCGTCGAGGGCGTCGCGCGCAGCCTGCGCTACCAGTACGGCGACGACCGCGGCGTCTACGTGCCGAACACGAACGACGCCGACTGGACCATCGAGGTCGACGCGTCGGTGCCCGACGAGCGGCCGTTCGTCACCGGCGCGGTCATCCGCGACGTGAGCCTCGACGAGGCCGCGCTCGACTCGCTCATCCAGCTGCAGGAGAAGCTCCACGCGACCATGGGTCGCAAGCGCGTCAAGGGTGCCATCGGTATCCACGACCTGACGATGCTGAAGGGCAAGCTGGCCAGCGAGGGTGGCGGCAACAGCATCCAGTACGTCGGCGTCGAGCCCGACGGGGACCGGTTCGTCCCGCTCGACAGCGACCGGGAGCTGACCCCGGGCGAGGTGCTCACCGAGCACCAGACCGGGAAGGAGTACGCCGACATCGTCGCCGACTACGAGCGCTACCCCGCCATCTACGACGACATCGGGCTGTTCTCGTTCCCGCCGGTCATCAACGGCCGCCGGACCGAGGTCAGCACGGAGTCGCGGGACCTGTTCGTCGAGATGACCGGCACCGACCAGTGGACCATCGACAAGATGCTGAACATCGTCTGCTACGCGCTCGACGCCCGCGGCGCGACCGTCGAGGAGGTCACCGTCGACTACCCCGACGACCCGGTCTACGCGGACGAGAGTATCGAACGGGTCGACCCCGGCGTCGACCTCGTGCGGCCGGCCCTCTCGACCAGCGAGAAGCACGTCACGCACGACCGCATCGAGGGCCTGCTCGGCGTCGACCTGGACCCCGACGAGGTCGTCGATCTGCTCGAACGGTCCGGGCTCGACGCCACCACCGAGGAGACGGAGGACGGCGAGCTCACCTATCGGGTCGACGTGCCGCCGTACCGCGTCGACGTGCTCCACCCGCTCGACCTCGTCGACGACGTGGGCCGCGCGTACGGCTTCAACGAGCTGGAGCCCCAGTACCCCGAGGTCGGCACCGTCGGGGGGCGTCACGACCGCTCCAACCTCGAAGACGCCGTGCGCGACCAGCTCGTGGGACTGGGCTTCACCGACCTGCTCAACTTCCACATGACCAACGAGGAAGAGAACTACGAGCGGATGCGCGTCCACCCCGACGAGCACGACTGCGTCGGCGCGGGCGAGCCCGTCACCATCACCGAGCCCTACAGCGAGGACTACACCATGGTCCGGTCGTGGGCGCTCCCGTCGCTCGCGATGGTGCTGGAGAACAACACCCACCGCTCGTACCCGCAGGACATCGCCGAGGTCGGCT is part of the Haloarchaeobius litoreus genome and harbors:
- the pheS gene encoding phenylalanine--tRNA ligase subunit alpha, whose amino-acid sequence is MQLPGTQVSVLEAASATDARSVSALADELGEKPETVVGAVFELQDSGLLTVEERTEERVALTDEGETYVESGLPEVRLYRAAVEVGATDEPVSMGQVIGASGLEGGAVDIALANYARKGYGRIDAGELTADPDADPDADGEATVLAALADGRVDAGDIEASVREQLVSRDLVTVSESTERLVTLTDEGVTVLMEGVEAAETVGQLTPELLTSGEWQDVEFAEYNVEADAETRYGGKKHILRQTADRVKDTLVGMGFKEMEGPHADAEFWINDCLFMPQDHPARTHWDQFALDVPPMQDLPADLVDRVEDAHRNGVGPDGDGYHSPWTEDVARGVDLRGHTTSLSMRYLSGHAEGELEPPQRYFSVEKVYRNDTLDATHLLEFFQIEGWVMAEDLSVRDLMGTFTEFYEQFGITDLEFKPHYNPYTEPSFELFGEHPETGEIVEIGNSGIFREEVLRPLGVDCDVMAWGLALERLLMLTHGFEDIRDVHGTLVDLDFLRTEEVVH
- the pheT gene encoding phenylalanine--tRNA ligase subunit beta, which encodes MPVVDVNPDELRRLTGHDEKDDEELKDDLFGLGLEFEGETEEGEFQLEFAPDRLDRLSVEGVARSLRYQYGDDRGVYVPNTNDADWTIEVDASVPDERPFVTGAVIRDVSLDEAALDSLIQLQEKLHATMGRKRVKGAIGIHDLTMLKGKLASEGGGNSIQYVGVEPDGDRFVPLDSDRELTPGEVLTEHQTGKEYADIVADYERYPAIYDDIGLFSFPPVINGRRTEVSTESRDLFVEMTGTDQWTIDKMLNIVCYALDARGATVEEVTVDYPDDPVYADESIERVDPGVDLVRPALSTSEKHVTHDRIEGLLGVDLDPDEVVDLLERSGLDATTEETEDGELTYRVDVPPYRVDVLHPLDLVDDVGRAYGFNELEPQYPEVGTVGGRHDRSNLEDAVRDQLVGLGFTDLLNFHMTNEEENYERMRVHPDEHDCVGAGEPVTITEPYSEDYTMVRSWALPSLAMVLENNTHRSYPQDIAEVGFAAEYDAAEDTYVGERHTVAGALARHDASYEDAKAVLQALARDFDVELSTPPTEHPSFIDGRTASVVMDDAEVGVVGELHPAVLVEHDLELPVVAFEFRLDALK